One Picrophilus oshimae DSM 9789 genomic region harbors:
- a CDS encoding D-aminoacyl-tRNA deacylase, whose product MMILRTMDLIIASRMDEASMLMAEKIIDLYDFNRLNENEYQKDGFKLMFIDDLHIYHNMEKLDFDTLIFLSRHSSSAGVKSLTVHSIGNYRKAELGGYDNKTVLSAPYEMSSSLRSIKELYNDDGYNITFEATHHGPYTKNRSYFIEIGTSGEDWHNDKILEIMARSVIEKNVKRFRSGIGIGGGHYAPKISDYFFNNDINIGHIIPKYVSETIKDNQIIESIENTENCSFILIDWKGSPSRLRSLALDAADKCSLELIKI is encoded by the coding sequence ATGATGATATTAAGAACAATGGATCTCATCATAGCTTCAAGAATGGATGAGGCAAGCATGCTAATGGCCGAAAAGATCATCGATCTTTATGATTTTAACAGGTTAAATGAAAATGAATATCAAAAAGATGGATTTAAATTAATGTTCATTGATGATCTTCATATATATCATAATATGGAAAAACTGGATTTTGATACATTGATATTTCTCTCAAGGCACTCATCGTCTGCAGGGGTAAAATCATTGACCGTCCACTCAATAGGCAATTACAGGAAGGCCGAGCTTGGAGGCTATGATAATAAAACTGTTTTATCCGCACCGTACGAGATGTCATCATCATTGAGATCAATAAAAGAATTATACAATGATGATGGCTACAATATTACGTTCGAGGCAACGCACCATGGGCCATACACTAAGAACAGATCCTATTTTATAGAAATAGGCACCTCAGGCGAGGACTGGCATAATGATAAAATACTGGAAATAATGGCAAGATCTGTAATTGAAAAAAATGTGAAAAGGTTTAGATCAGGCATTGGCATAGGCGGCGGCCATTACGCACCAAAGATCTCTGATTATTTTTTTAATAATGATATAAATATAGGGCATATAATACCTAAATACGTCTCTGAAACAATAAAGGACAATCAAATTATTGAAAGCATAGAAAATACTGAGAACTGCTCTTTTATATTAATAGACTGGAAGGGTTCTCCATCAAGGCTGAGGTCTCTTGCACTTGATGCTGCTGATAAATGCTCATTAGAGCTTATAAAGATATAA
- the glyA gene encoding serine hydroxymethyltransferase — MLDNKKEYLKDAMFIRDMAMQHEQLFRESIPLIASENIMSPLAMEMLLTDLGFRYAEGLPHHRYYQGNEYVDVIEDKTTELGKRLFNSKTFDPRPLSGTNANMAVLYALTEPGDKISVPPLSGGGHISAAKFGAVGFRGLKTVQYPFDINEMNIDIDGTIKTIKNERPKVCWFGQSVFLFPTPLKELQDAFNEVNARVVYDGAHVAGLIAGGEFQDPLREGAEIITGSTHKTLPGPQHGMIIGNTDDDTWKKVQRGVFPGTLSNHHLNAMAALGVTLAEELDFGRDYAKQIVKNARHLGEKLYEFGFNVLGEKNGFTRSHTLAVDVSKNGGGRKVAENLEKSGIILNKNLLPWDDNKNSQNPSGIRIGVQEITRIGFMEDDVTELAEILRDAVINEKPVNEIRRRALELKSRFNNIEYCYGNMKPYSYIKIFE, encoded by the coding sequence ATGCTTGATAATAAAAAGGAGTATCTAAAGGATGCCATGTTTATTAGAGATATGGCCATGCAGCATGAACAGCTTTTTAGGGAGAGCATACCGTTGATAGCATCCGAGAATATTATGAGCCCGCTTGCAATGGAGATGCTTTTAACAGACCTTGGTTTTAGATATGCCGAGGGGCTGCCACACCACCGCTATTACCAGGGAAATGAATATGTCGATGTTATAGAGGATAAAACGACGGAGCTTGGAAAGAGGCTCTTTAATTCAAAGACTTTTGATCCAAGGCCCCTGTCAGGTACAAACGCAAACATGGCCGTTTTATATGCCTTAACCGAACCTGGGGATAAGATATCTGTTCCACCACTGTCAGGTGGTGGTCATATAAGTGCGGCAAAATTTGGTGCCGTTGGCTTTAGAGGTTTAAAAACCGTGCAGTATCCATTTGATATTAATGAGATGAATATAGATATTGATGGCACAATAAAAACAATAAAAAATGAAAGGCCAAAGGTCTGCTGGTTTGGGCAGTCAGTATTTCTCTTCCCAACACCGCTAAAGGAGCTCCAGGATGCTTTTAATGAGGTAAATGCAAGGGTTGTTTACGATGGCGCACATGTTGCCGGCCTTATAGCAGGCGGTGAATTTCAGGATCCATTAAGGGAGGGTGCAGAGATAATCACTGGAAGCACACATAAAACTTTACCGGGGCCACAGCACGGCATGATTATTGGAAATACAGACGATGATACATGGAAGAAGGTGCAGCGCGGTGTCTTTCCAGGTACGTTAAGCAATCATCATTTAAATGCAATGGCCGCCCTTGGTGTAACGCTTGCTGAGGAGCTGGATTTTGGAAGGGATTACGCAAAACAGATCGTAAAAAATGCAAGGCATCTTGGAGAAAAGCTTTATGAATTCGGTTTTAACGTCCTTGGAGAGAAAAATGGATTTACAAGATCTCATACCCTTGCTGTTGATGTCTCAAAGAACGGCGGCGGAAGAAAGGTTGCCGAGAATCTTGAGAAATCTGGAATAATACTAAATAAAAACCTTCTTCCATGGGATGACAATAAAAATTCACAGAATCCAAGCGGTATTAGAATAGGTGTCCAGGAGATAACAAGGATAGGCTTCATGGAGGATGATGTAACCGAGCTTGCCGAGATACTAAGGGATGCCGTAATAAATGAAAAACCGGTAAATGAAATAAGAAGAAGGGCACTTGAATTAAAATCAAGGTTTAATAATATAGAATACTGCTATGGAAATATGAAACCATATTCATACATAAAAATTTTTGAATAA
- a CDS encoding MFS transporter — protein sequence MENNVENIIARANRIPVWSLPYSFLAIIGVGYFFTFYDISDIGLAMPAIDAQFHLGSSTSLFLALSVGLIGYGIGSYLIGSTADVIGRYKSMIITMALTALGSFGDAISLNVPELTIFRFITGLGLGADLNLVSTYISEFAPPGVRGKITVYTFLVGILGQAVTPFIGLELVPVYYDGWRWLFGIGAIIAFIALILRFELPESPRWLALKKKDIKKAEKILEMMERTAERKIGKLPEPDVTRVDTESGKFPTLYLFKRPYSTRLSLLVIVWFFWYIGNYAFLGDSASLLSSAGFSISSSILYLAIGAIGYPVGAIIMIATADKFERKYVIFIDTVVWFIGLTLFALKMDITLFIGSFLASMALGMYLQVAYTFTAENYPTRARSSGFALTDGLGHIGGAFGAIFLPVLVASYSFSFGFEFIAVTGLIAGILVLIGGTRATGKPLENISA from the coding sequence ATGGAGAACAATGTTGAGAATATAATTGCTAGAGCCAATAGAATACCTGTATGGTCACTGCCTTATTCCTTTCTTGCTATTATAGGCGTGGGCTACTTCTTTACATTCTATGATATATCAGACATTGGACTGGCAATGCCGGCAATAGATGCCCAGTTCCATCTCGGTTCCTCAACAAGTCTTTTCCTTGCGCTATCCGTTGGATTAATAGGCTATGGGATAGGCTCGTATTTAATAGGCAGCACGGCAGATGTTATAGGAAGGTATAAATCAATGATAATAACAATGGCCTTAACTGCCCTTGGGTCCTTTGGAGATGCAATATCATTAAATGTACCCGAGCTTACAATTTTTAGATTTATAACAGGTCTTGGTCTTGGGGCGGATCTAAACCTTGTATCAACATATATTAGCGAGTTTGCCCCGCCAGGTGTCCGTGGGAAAATCACTGTTTATACATTCCTCGTTGGTATACTTGGCCAGGCCGTAACGCCATTCATAGGTCTTGAACTTGTTCCAGTATATTACGATGGTTGGCGCTGGCTCTTTGGCATAGGAGCTATAATAGCATTTATAGCATTAATATTAAGATTTGAATTACCTGAATCACCAAGATGGCTTGCATTAAAGAAAAAGGACATAAAAAAGGCGGAAAAAATACTTGAAATGATGGAAAGAACCGCTGAAAGGAAGATAGGAAAGCTACCAGAACCTGATGTAACAAGAGTTGATACCGAGAGCGGTAAATTCCCGACATTATATTTATTCAAAAGACCATACTCAACAAGGCTTTCATTGCTTGTAATAGTTTGGTTTTTCTGGTACATAGGCAATTATGCATTTCTTGGCGATTCCGCATCGCTGCTTTCAAGCGCGGGTTTCAGCATATCCAGCTCGATACTATATCTGGCAATTGGCGCCATCGGCTATCCTGTCGGTGCCATTATAATGATAGCCACGGCGGATAAATTTGAAAGAAAATATGTGATATTTATAGACACAGTTGTCTGGTTCATTGGATTAACACTGTTTGCGCTTAAAATGGATATAACGCTGTTCATTGGTTCATTTCTTGCATCAATGGCCCTTGGAATGTACCTTCAGGTTGCATACACATTTACAGCAGAGAATTACCCGACAAGGGCAAGGAGCTCAGGTTTTGCACTAACAGATGGCCTTGGCCATATAGGCGGTGCCTTTGGGGCAATATTTCTTCCAGTGCTTGTTGCATCCTATTCATTCTCATTTGGCTTTGAGTTCATAGCGGTAACAGGTCTAATAGCAGGAATACTGGTGTTAATAGGTGGCACCAGGGCAACTGGAAAACCACTGGAAAATATATCTGCATAA
- a CDS encoding cytochrome ubiquinol oxidase subunit I yields MAISYPVWDSAMFAYTISSHILFVTLSMALAITITIAEFLALRKKDKYYDTLAYKLSKGLVIFFAVGTASGTVMAMELFLFWPNFMKIVGQVSIGPFYVEVFSFLLEAIALPMYVYFWKDFKNRWEHWALSLAVTIGTYLSAFTVTEINAWMNTPNGFNVKYYLLHNKIIDVNPLAPFWTPSTFAEELHMSGAVYYAGIVVILGYLAYKYLKTSNMSEKMVYRRGINITAVFAILDIIYLGATGSNELSTLLVIEPLKYAALEQDMVPVTYGAPEHIFGIIINGHPAYYVNLPLAQSLLAYPFTFGHGYIPGLSSYPSSVWPPSFVHDTLDLMVGFGVLMGFFWLIVVIMYFMKKDPLSRPLILKLTMAVAVLGVLTMEDGWYTAEVGRVPFIIKAPVGGTGIPGVYGVMTIGQAASTSPVVFPLGIAIIIFYIVLLPLTFYYAFKVMKLSNIDDDLKMAEEDIKIEEERKNRGVPAKAGMR; encoded by the coding sequence ATGGCAATCTCGTATCCTGTATGGGATAGTGCAATGTTTGCATATACGATATCATCACATATACTCTTTGTTACATTAAGTATGGCTCTTGCCATAACAATAACAATAGCAGAGTTCCTTGCCCTGAGAAAGAAGGACAAGTACTATGATACACTGGCGTATAAATTATCAAAGGGACTGGTTATATTCTTTGCAGTCGGTACAGCATCAGGTACTGTAATGGCAATGGAGTTGTTCCTGTTCTGGCCTAACTTTATGAAGATAGTTGGTCAGGTCTCAATAGGCCCATTCTATGTCGAGGTCTTCTCGTTCCTTTTAGAGGCAATAGCATTACCAATGTATGTTTACTTCTGGAAGGACTTTAAGAACAGATGGGAGCACTGGGCCCTATCACTGGCAGTAACAATAGGAACGTACCTTTCAGCCTTTACTGTAACCGAGATAAATGCATGGATGAACACACCAAATGGATTCAACGTAAAGTACTATCTATTACATAACAAGATCATAGATGTAAATCCTTTAGCACCTTTCTGGACACCATCAACATTTGCAGAGGAGTTACACATGTCTGGTGCAGTTTACTATGCAGGTATCGTCGTTATATTAGGTTACCTTGCATACAAGTACCTTAAAACAAGCAACATGTCAGAGAAGATGGTTTACAGGCGCGGTATAAACATAACAGCAGTCTTCGCAATCCTGGATATAATATATCTTGGTGCAACAGGCTCAAACGAGCTTTCAACACTGCTGGTAATAGAGCCATTAAAGTATGCAGCCCTGGAGCAGGACATGGTTCCTGTTACATACGGTGCACCTGAGCACATCTTTGGTATAATAATAAACGGACATCCTGCATACTATGTTAATCTGCCACTGGCACAGTCATTGCTTGCATATCCGTTTACATTTGGACATGGATACATACCCGGACTTTCATCATATCCTTCAAGCGTATGGCCGCCATCATTTGTTCATGATACACTGGATCTAATGGTCGGCTTCGGAGTATTAATGGGATTCTTCTGGCTAATCGTTGTAATAATGTACTTCATGAAGAAGGATCCACTATCAAGGCCATTAATACTAAAACTAACAATGGCAGTAGCAGTCCTTGGTGTATTAACAATGGAGGATGGCTGGTACACGGCCGAGGTCGGCAGGGTACCATTCATAATAAAGGCACCTGTTGGCGGCACAGGCATACCAGGAGTTTACGGTGTTATGACCATAGGCCAGGCAGCATCAACATCACCTGTGGTGTTTCCACTTGGAATAGCGATAATAATCTTCTACATTGTATTGCTTCCATTAACGTTCTACTATGCCTTCAAGGTCATGAAGCTATCAAACATAGATGATGACCTGAAGATGGCAGAGGAAGATATAAAGATCGAGGAGGAGAGGAAGAACCGCGGAGTTCCAGCAAAGGCAGGCATGAGGTGA
- a CDS encoding CDGSH iron-sulfur domain-containing protein, whose amino-acid sequence MARLVLHERNRPYVVKIGNEELYLCGCGLSENKPYCDGHHTKTVNEGDKIFIYNHDGSRVEISSFYNNP is encoded by the coding sequence ATGGCAAGACTGGTTTTACATGAAAGAAACAGACCCTATGTTGTAAAGATTGGCAATGAGGAACTCTATCTATGCGGTTGCGGCCTTTCAGAGAACAAACCATACTGCGATGGGCATCATACAAAAACCGTCAATGAAGGTGATAAAATCTTTATATACAATCACGACGGCTCAAGGGTTGAGATAAGCTCCTTCTATAATAATCCATAA